From a single Nostoc sp. MS1 genomic region:
- the ntrB gene encoding nitrate ABC transporter permease encodes MTVAQKRPVNTRFDNNLLASLQKQFPDLIPPAIAIVIFLVVWQLFCLTPGATLPGPVQVIQDTWTLILYPFYDKGGTDKGLFWQILASLQRVAISYSFAAVVGIGLGILIGVNRTMSKALDPIFQLLRTVPPLAWVPISLAALRQNEPAALFVIFITAIWPILINTAVGVTQIPQDYNNVAKVLQLSRKEYFTNILIPAALPYIFTGLRIAIGLAWLAIIAAEIVMSGIVGIGFFIWDAYQNNNVSEVILALVYIGVVGLILDKLMAWLQNLILPAEQK; translated from the coding sequence ATGACCGTAGCTCAAAAAAGACCAGTAAATACCAGATTTGATAACAACTTGTTAGCAAGTCTCCAAAAACAATTTCCTGACCTTATACCGCCAGCGATAGCCATTGTTATTTTTCTAGTAGTTTGGCAATTATTTTGCTTGACTCCGGGCGCTACACTACCAGGGCCAGTACAAGTAATTCAAGACACCTGGACTTTAATTCTCTACCCCTTCTATGACAAAGGTGGCACAGATAAAGGTCTATTTTGGCAGATTTTAGCTAGTCTCCAACGGGTAGCCATTAGCTACAGTTTCGCAGCAGTTGTGGGAATTGGATTGGGCATTTTAATCGGCGTTAATAGAACCATGTCCAAAGCATTAGACCCCATCTTCCAACTACTACGAACTGTACCACCATTGGCATGGGTTCCTATTTCTTTGGCAGCTTTAAGACAAAACGAACCAGCAGCCTTATTCGTAATTTTCATCACTGCAATCTGGCCTATCTTAATTAACACTGCGGTTGGTGTAACCCAAATTCCCCAAGACTACAACAACGTTGCCAAAGTTCTACAACTCAGCCGCAAAGAATACTTCACAAACATTCTTATTCCTGCCGCTTTACCCTACATTTTCACCGGCTTGAGAATTGCGATCGGTTTGGCTTGGTTAGCGATTATTGCGGCAGAAATCGTTATGTCTGGTATCGTCGGTATCGGCTTCTTTATCTGGGATGCTTATCAAAATAACAACGTCAGTGAAGTAATTTTAGCTCTTGTATATATCGGCGTTGTGGGTTTAATCCTCGACAAATTGATGGCTTGGTTGCAAAACCTGATTTTACCAGCAGAACAAAAGTAG